The nucleotide window GGTTCAGGTCAAAGCCTTTGTACCGGGCGCCCGCCTGGATGCCATAAACCACTTTGGGGTTGGGATCTCCGAGGTTGGTACGGTCCTGTTCATTGATAATACCGTCACCATTGATGTCGAGGAAACGTACGTCACCGGGTTTGATACTGCCTTTGTTAGGATCTTTGCTGATGTTGGGGTCGTTGTCGATATCCTGTTGTGTTTGATAGATGCCATTGGTTTTCCAGCCATAGAAAGATGCCAGGGGCTGTCCTTCGTAGGTGCGGGAGATCTCCTGGTTCTGCCGTCCGTAGTTGGTGGAAGAGATATAGGTACCGGTTTCGTATAGCCGTGTAACCGTGTTTTTAATAAAGGAAGCGTTGGCGGAGACATTATAACGGAAACGGTCGTTGCCGCCCTGGTAGCTGACTTCCACTTCCCATCCCTTGTTGTTAAGCTGACCGATGTTCTGATCGGGTATGGAGGCCGTGCCATGCAGGTCCATAGCGGCGGCTGGCACCAGCATATCTTTGGTGTTTTTATTAAACCAGGTGATGACCGCGTTCAGTTTGTTCTGGAAGAAACCCGCTTCCAGGCTGATATTGGTCATCTCTGCCTTTTCCCAGGTGATGCTGGGGTTGGCCAGGCGGGAGTTCCAGATGCCGGTGTAGGGATTTTCGCCGAAGTTGTAACGTCTGTCTTTATCCACCGGTGCCAGGTATTGGAAATCGCGGACATTCTGATTCCCCAGCTGTCCCCAGCCACCGGTGACTTTCAGATTGCTCATAAAGGTTACATTGTCTTTGAAGAAACGTTCATCGGAAATCCTCCATCCGGCAGAGAAAGCAGGGAAATAACCCCAACGCCTACCCGGAGCAAAGCGGGAAGAACCATCCGCCCGGAAAGTGACGGTGAGCAGGTATTTGTCTTTAAATCCGTAGAAGCCTCTGATAAAGCCGGAAGCGATGGCGTTTTCGGGGTTGAAGTTTCCGCTGGCATCATGAATATCGTTGCCGTTATCAAGGACTCTTACGTCCCGGGATTCATCGGCATAACCCCAGCGTTCTCCTTTAAAGTAGTAGCCTTTGGCCACCTGCTGCGAGTAGCCACCGGTGAGGGTAAGATGATGTTGATGGAAGATTTTGTTGTAGGTGAGAAACAGTTCACTGAGCTGGGAGCTGTTGGATTCACTGCGGTTCCAGAGTTCAGCGTGGTCGCGGGTACGGGTTTGGTCCAGTACCTTGGGCACAAAATTGGACTGGTTGTAGATGCTGCCATCGAAGCCATAGTTGCCGCGCAATGTAAGGCCATCGAGGATTTCCAGCTCTCCGTATACACTGGCCAGCAGACGATAGTTTTTGGCCCACCCATCGGTTGTTTCGGCGGTGAAAACGGGATTGTTGATATCTCCCAGTTCGTTGCTGGCTTTGGAAGAACCGTAGCTGCCGTCGGGATTGCGCACCGGAATAGCGGGGTTAAAACGCAGTGCGCTGAAGATAAGGCCTGTCTGTGAAGAGTAGGTATCAAAGCCTTCGTTCTGCCGATAGGTCAGCTGCATGTTTTCACCTACTTTAAAACGTTTGCCCAGTTTATGTTCTGAGTTGATGCGGACGGTATACCGTTTGAAATAGGTGTTTTCGATGATGCCTTTTTCATCGTAGTAGCCGGCACTGAAGAGGTAGTTGGAGCTGTTGTTGCCACCACGAAGGCTCACATCGGCGTTGGTCACCTGGCCGGAGCCGAGCAGTGCCCGCTGCCAGTCGGTGCGTTGCGTTGCATAAAAGGGATCGTTCCAGATAGGGTCTATTGTTTTACCGTCATTGGTATACCTTTCTTTTTTCAGCATCACCAGGTCTGGTGCGGTGAGCAGCGGTATATACCGGATAGCGTTGGACACTCCTTTGTATAGGTTGACAGTAGTTTTCAGCTTTTCGCCGTAATTACCTTTTTTGCTGGTGATGATGATGACGCCGTTGGCTGCGCGGGTACCATAGATGGCAGAAGAGGAGGCATCTTTCAGCACTTCCATGGAGGCGATATCGTTGGGGTTGATATCACTGAGGCCGCTGGCCGGAACTCCATCGATGATGATCAGTGGTTCTGCATTGTTGATGGTACCGGTACCGCGTATACGAATACTGGGTGTGCTGCCGGGCTGTCCGTCGGAGCGGACGATATCTACCCCGGTAACACGGCCCTGCATGGCCTGTGCGGCATCACTGACGGGGAGGTTGTTGATGTCGGCACCTTTTACGGAAGAGATGGTGCCGGTCACATCGCGGCGGTTTTGTACGCCGTAACCCACCACTACCACCTCGCCCAGTCCTTTGCTGGTGGCTTGCAGGGCGATATTTATTATTTCTCTGTTGCCGATGGTGATGGTCTGTGGTTCATAACCCATAAAGGAAAATGACAGGGTTTGTGCGGTGGCAGGTGCCTGTAACCTGAAATGGCCGTTGACGTCTGTCTGAGTACCGGTGCTGGTTCCGGGCACGGTAATGGTGACGCCGGGCAAACCGGCCCCGTCGGAGGCGCCGGTCACTTTACCGGTGATGGTCTTCTGCGCGATAGCTGTGGCCGTGGCTGCGCACAGGACTATCAGCAGAAAGCATAGTTTTCTAAGAATGGAAGAACTCATAGTGAAATAAATGAACGGTGAATGAAAAAAGGGTTTGATTATAGCGTGAAGTATACAGCGTTGCACAGCAATGTGGTTTGCTGTGTGACGGGTATTACTTCCGGTGGTTTTTTAGGTGCTACTGGCAGACTATCTTTCTGTAATCAGCTATATCGATTTAGCTCACGGGCTCCGGACTTTGGCATTTTCTGCTTCATAGGACATGGGTTTTATAAACAAGGATGAAAGAACTGGGTTTTCTGTTGGCTGATGAAATTTTGGTTTTAAACAAGTTAATGAATTAAGTAAATGTAAGTGTATAGTTTTTCGTGTGAAATACCCTTTGGGTTAATTATCTATTAATAGTTTAAAAAAGAGTATCAGTTGTCGCTTTATGCATCCTGATAAGTTGATGGGTTATACTGTTTAGTAACATACACACTTTTTCGTATACCCGTCTGTGTTTTATATAAAACTCTTATCCATACTTGTTTTCAGGGGAATTATCTGTTACAATCCGCCAATTGCCACCCAACATGCTCATCGGGGTACTCTCTATTGCGCCTGCGATAGGGCAGATGCCCAACAGCACCGCCATTATGTTCAATGCCTGTGTCAGCATAACAGCTTCCCCAGGAGCAAAGCGGCATTGCTATTTATATTCAACGCAGGCATCAGTATAACAACGTCAAAAAAATAATATGCTTTGAAATACAAAGTACTTTCTATAATTTAGTGCTGTAAAAATTTAAGTATGAAACTGGGATTTCTGGATGGCTCATCCAGGCTTTATCGCTTTGGTGTATTAGTGTTGCTTGCTTATAGTATAATGTTGGTATTTGCGCAGCTGTCGCACTTGACGGATAGGATCTTCTATACAGAGGTGGTCCTTTATTTTCTGGGTGGTATCTGGATGCTGACAGTCTTATTTTCTGGGAACCTTAAAAGCAGCAATCCTTATCGTCGCAAAATGGTGGCCGTTTTGCTGGTAATGTGGATGATCACATCCCTTATTATGGACAAACACATGGGGGCTTTTGCTACGCCGTCACCCTGGTATGTTATCTCCTTGTTCCTGATAGGAGTGAACACACTGGCCCTGTCTTATTTCAGGGAATCGCCGCAATGGGCCAGGGAAATACAGGCTTTTATATTAGGATTGACAATATTGCTGCCCGTTTACTTAACGTTATATCTGGGGCCACTTTATCCCATCTGTTTGTTTGCAGGAATTGTATTCGGGGTCGCCTGGGCTGTTTTCTCACCACTGTTTCTGACCTGGTATAACTGGCGTGTGCTGAAAAATACTATCTGGCAGGAAAGAGCTGGTCGCACTGCTTTTGGGGTAGGATTAGGTATAGCCGTTACTGTTACTATTTCATTCTGCACCTATTATGCGGTTGTTAAAAACAGGCTGGATGATCGTTATCACCGGCTGGTTCATCAGGCGGATGTACAACGGTCGGGTAAAGATAAGGAAGCTAAATATTCCGTGATCACTCAAATGCTGGCTGCAGAGCTGTCTTCCGGTTTTATGGAAAAATATATATTGAAAACGAATTTCGTTTATACTACACCGTTACATAGTTCAATTGTCAGTCTCGAAGATGATAATAGCTTCTTGATGTTACAGCGGGATCGGCGTCACGATCCGCTGTTTGTGACAGCTGTATTGTTCTTTGGCTCAACGACCATACCACAGGGGGAAAGAGAAGCGGCCTTCCTGTATTTATCTCCTAAAAACAAAAATCAGTTTTCTCCTCCTCAGGTATTCATCAAGTATGATCCTTCCGAATAATCATCAGAATTATCATCATTCATTACACCCATCACAGTTACAGGGTGAGTGCATACACAATTATATTCACCCCAAACTTGGTATTATCTTCCGCCAGAAAACGTTTGTTGCGGAAATCATAGTCCCATTCGCAGCCATAGTCCTTGTTACTATACAGAACGCCTATACGACCATTTATTTCTATGGCCTTGAGATAGTCATGTATAAGATCATCACCCCAGCCGTTGAGCTCAAAGGAGGTATTAGGCGGTCCTTTTTCGAATTTGAAAAAACTATTGTAGATGGCATGGGAGGAAGGAATCTTCTTTAACGCATGTGCTCCAAACAGTTGCGTCATCTGTGTTTCAAACGAACGGGCAAAAAGACCGTCAATGTCGTGGTTGCAATCATCCACAAAAACAAATCCGCCCTTGCTGACATATTGTTTGAAATGTGCCGCTTCGGTAGCATCAAACTGTACCAGTTTGTGGCCACTTAAATAACAGAAAGGATACTGGAAGATCTCTGTACTGCTGAGGTCTACGACTTTCTCCTGCATGGCCACAGGAATAGTGGTGTACTCAATCAGTGAATTGAGCAGGTTGGAGGGCATCCGCTGGTCTGTGTCCCAGTCACCCGACCGGTATCTTAGCCTCACAAATGTAAATGTGTTCCCTTGCATGCGTTTATCATTGGTTGTTGCCGCCAGTCTAAATTTTCTTCAATTTCATATTTTTATTTCGTTATTTACTAAAATATTATTTGGCTATTTTGTGGGATACCAAACCTGCCGCCAACATAATAACCCAATGCCAAAATCAGAATAATATCAAATGGGTATACAATTGCTGGAAAAGCTGCCGCTGTTAAAACAGGAAATCAGAAAAGTTATTGTAGGCCAGGAAGCGGTGCTGGATGAGGTACTGGTAGCCATGCTGGCCGGTGGCCACTGTCTCCTGGAAGGAGTGCCCGGACTTGCCAAAACACTGATGGTGCGCACGCTCTCGCAGGCGCTGCACCTGTCTTTCCGTCGTATACAGTTTACACCCGATCTGATGCCAACAGATATTATTGGTACAGAAGTGCTGGAAGAAGATCATGTGACCGGCAAAAGATTTTTTAAATTCAACAAAGGCCCGCTGTTTGCCAATATCATCCTGGCTGATGAGATCAACCGGACCCCACCGAAAACACAATCTGCCCTGCTGGAAGCCATGCAGGAATTTGAAGTGACTTATGCCGGACAAACTTACGCACTGGACAGGCCTTTCTTTATCCTGGCTACCCAGAACCCGATAGAACAATCCGGTACCTATCCGCTGCCAGAAGCGCAGCTGGATCGTTTTCTGTTATACGTGAAAATAGGCTACCCGTCTGAGCAGGAAGAAACAGCTATCCTGGCAGGCACCACGGGCACCCGCAAAGTGCAGGTGCAGCCTGTGCTCGATGCCAATGATATTCAGCAGCTGCAGCAACTGGTCCGTGAAGTGAGTATCGATGCTGATCTGGTGACCTTTGTAAG belongs to Chitinophaga sp. HK235 and includes:
- a CDS encoding MoxR family ATPase — its product is MGIQLLEKLPLLKQEIRKVIVGQEAVLDEVLVAMLAGGHCLLEGVPGLAKTLMVRTLSQALHLSFRRIQFTPDLMPTDIIGTEVLEEDHVTGKRFFKFNKGPLFANIILADEINRTPPKTQSALLEAMQEFEVTYAGQTYALDRPFFILATQNPIEQSGTYPLPEAQLDRFLLYVKIGYPSEQEETAILAGTTGTRKVQVQPVLDANDIQQLQQLVREVSIDADLVTFVSRLVRSTRPDTSTIDYVKEWVRWGAGPRAGQALILTAKAHALLQGRYAITMEDIAAMAYPVLRHRILMNFRAEAEGVHPDKVTEKLLQQVERTATRLS
- a CDS encoding TonB-dependent receptor yields the protein MSSSILRKLCFLLIVLCAATATAIAQKTITGKVTGASDGAGLPGVTITVPGTSTGTQTDVNGHFRLQAPATAQTLSFSFMGYEPQTITIGNREIINIALQATSKGLGEVVVVGYGVQNRRDVTGTISSVKGADINNLPVSDAAQAMQGRVTGVDIVRSDGQPGSTPSIRIRGTGTINNAEPLIIIDGVPASGLSDINPNDIASMEVLKDASSSAIYGTRAANGVIIITSKKGNYGEKLKTTVNLYKGVSNAIRYIPLLTAPDLVMLKKERYTNDGKTIDPIWNDPFYATQRTDWQRALLGSGQVTNADVSLRGGNNSSNYLFSAGYYDEKGIIENTYFKRYTVRINSEHKLGKRFKVGENMQLTYRQNEGFDTYSSQTGLIFSALRFNPAIPVRNPDGSYGSSKASNELGDINNPVFTAETTDGWAKNYRLLASVYGELEILDGLTLRGNYGFDGSIYNQSNFVPKVLDQTRTRDHAELWNRSESNSSQLSELFLTYNKIFHQHHLTLTGGYSQQVAKGYYFKGERWGYADESRDVRVLDNGNDIHDASGNFNPENAIASGFIRGFYGFKDKYLLTVTFRADGSSRFAPGRRWGYFPAFSAGWRISDERFFKDNVTFMSNLKVTGGWGQLGNQNVRDFQYLAPVDKDRRYNFGENPYTGIWNSRLANPSITWEKAEMTNISLEAGFFQNKLNAVITWFNKNTKDMLVPAAAMDLHGTASIPDQNIGQLNNKGWEVEVSYQGGNDRFRYNVSANASFIKNTVTRLYETGTYISSTNYGRQNQEISRTYEGQPLASFYGWKTNGIYQTQQDIDNDPNISKDPNKGSIKPGDVRFLDINGDGIINEQDRTNLGDPNPKVVYGIQAGARYKGFDLNLSFAGVGGVKLYNADKMQGMDPTYSYNMYAEALNRWHGPGTSNSVPRMSLSSDNSNNRTSDRFVEKGDYFSLRNIALGYTIPAKVWGHSGISDIRVYVAAQNLFILTSYSGLTPQLGYNDNTKDGNRQRGVDVAAYPQARSFTFGATLNF
- a CDS encoding DUF4159 domain-containing protein; translation: MRLRYRSGDWDTDQRMPSNLLNSLIEYTTIPVAMQEKVVDLSSTEIFQYPFCYLSGHKLVQFDATEAAHFKQYVSKGGFVFVDDCNHDIDGLFARSFETQMTQLFGAHALKKIPSSHAIYNSFFKFEKGPPNTSFELNGWGDDLIHDYLKAIEINGRIGVLYSNKDYGCEWDYDFRNKRFLAEDNTKFGVNIIVYALTL